The Pelodiscus sinensis isolate JC-2024 chromosome 13, ASM4963464v1, whole genome shotgun sequence genome includes a region encoding these proteins:
- the LOC112547838 gene encoding uncharacterized protein LOC112547838, which yields METDTRSSRPQPFLTKTMVSNGYLSYNHPSTSERGLVHIPRSSGCILSHCDSSGAQMIPMLPNRYRPFPIQGPAVRSLIGSTGFLQDPACGDRISSSSTHNDLSIPRRLFNQSPIIAGSAQCYRDNTHAIPGAGSHSQCSKVIIGAAPNNTIHRCSSRLYDRACIITDGKVLDDAGFDPDLAHQSNGSHTTVPTAYGTHGLHNICSQTRKVTFSMPSTLDGTNLSPQCTRCPQDNNGSHPGQEITSLVDKSRQSIVGRTLSLPSAVGAVDNRCITHRMGRTPRPRTSTRPMVTRRIVDAHQLPEAQGSVQSMSTLPSHHSGTSHTSPYGQYDNRLLRKQAGWGQVPLLVRRSGTSMEHVQSPQHLFNRRISPGPPQCNGRRPQQAFFSQSRMGVTSHSALGDISTMGISASRPLCHFSQCEMSSVLLESGNWAKFKRRHFPIQLGMSPTIRISTHTPDSQGSGDNYSRKGHSNPNSPRLAHVVSIPPSHVDTSSVSSTNSARSALAKSPLPSPPQVDHLTLTAWYLVGSDSQKYYAHCQAHFTKQ from the coding sequence atggagaccgataCTAGATCTTCGCGACCTCAACCATTTCTTACGAAAACAATGGTTTCGAATGGTTACCTTAGCTACaatcatcccagcacttcagaacggggattggttcacatccctcgatcttcaggatgcatactttcacattgCGATTCATCCGGCGCACAGATGATTCCTATGCTTCCAAATCGGTacagaccatttccaatacaaggtcctgCCGTTCGGTCTCTCATCGGCTCcacgggttttctccaagaccctgccTGTGGTGACCGCATATCTTCGTCGTCTACACATAATGATCTTTCCATACCTCGACGATTGTTTAATCAGAGCCCAATCATTGCAGGAAGCGCGCAATGCTACAGAGACAACACTCACGCTATTCCAGGAGCTGGATCTCATTCTCAATGTTCCAAAGTCATCATTGGAGCCGCACCAAACAATACAATTCATAGGTGCTCGTCTAGACTCTATGACCGAGCGTGCATCATTACCGATGGAAAGGTTCTAGACGATGCAGGATTTGATCCAGATCTTGCTCATCAGTCCAACGGTTCCCATACTACGGTGCCTACAGCTTATGGGACACATGGCCTCCACAACATATGTAGTCAAAcacgcaaggttacattttcgaTGCCTTCAACACTGGATGGCACGAATCTGTCCCCCCAGTGTACGCGATGTCCACAGGACAATAACGGTTCCCACCCAGGTCAAGAAATCACTAGCTTGGTGGACAAGTCCAGACAATCTATTGTCGGGCGTACCCTTTCATTGCCCTCAGCCGTCGGCGCAGTTGACAACAGATGCATCACTCATCGGATGGGGCGCACACCTCGGCCCCGAACAAGTACAAGGCCTATGGTCACCAGACGAATCGTTGATGCACATCAACTTCCTGAAGCTCAGGGCAGTGTACAAAGCATGTCGACACTTCCTTCCCATCATTCGGGGACAAGTCATACGAGTCCTTACGGACAATATGACAACCGTTTATTACgtaaacaagcagggtggggccaggTCCCACTCCTTGTGCGCAGAAGCGGTACGTCTATGGAACATGTGCAATCGCCACAACATCTTTTTAATCGCAGAATATCTCCCGGGCCACCACAATGTAACGGCCGACGCCCTCAGCAGGCATTTTTCTCTCAATCACGAATGGGAGTTACATCCCACAGTGCTCTCGGCGATATTTCAACGATGGGGATTTCCGCtagtagacctctttgccacttcTCACAATGCGAAATGTCCTCAGTATTGCTCGAGAGCGGGAATTGGGCGAAATTCAAAAGGCGACACTTTCCTATACAACTGGGGATGTCACCTACTATACGCATTTCCACCCACACCCCTGATTCCCAGGGTAGTGGAGACAATTATTCGAGAAAGGGCCACAGTAATCCTAATAGCCCCCGCCTGGCCCACGTGGTATCCATACCTCCATCGCATGTCGATACATCCTCCGTGTCCTCTACCAATTCAGCACGATCTGCTCTCGCAAAATCACCACTCCCTTCTCCACCGCAGGTGGACCATCTCACACTCACGGCATGGTACCTAGTTGGTTCCGACAGTCAGAAGTATTATGCTCACTGTCAAGCACATTTTACTAAACAGTAG